One window of the Lemur catta isolate mLemCat1 chromosome 6, mLemCat1.pri, whole genome shotgun sequence genome contains the following:
- the LOC123639724 gene encoding olfactory receptor 6C74, with product MRNHTTVTTFILLGLTDDPQLQVVIFLLLLSTYMLSVTGNVTIITLTLLDLHLKTPMYFFLRNFSFLEVSFTTVCIPKFLVSMATGDKTISYNSCAAQLFFTILLGATEFFLLVAMSYDRYVAICKPLHYTTIMSSRVCNLLVFASWLAGFLIIFPPLLMGLQLDFCAANTVDHFFCDVSPILQLSCTDTNVIELMMLFSAILTLLVTLVLVILSYTNIIKTILKIPSSQQRKKAFSTCSSHMVVVSISYGSCIFMYVKPSAKERVSLNKGIALLSTSVAPMLNPFIYTLRNKQVKDAFKNITKKIEIFSMK from the coding sequence ATGAGAAATCATACAACAGTGACAACTTTTATTCTTCTTGGGCTGACAGATGATCCACAATTACAGGtggtcatttttcttctccttttgtccACATATATGCTGAGTGTCACTGGGAATGTAACCATCATCACCCTCACCTTACTGGATTTGCATCTTAAGACACCCATGTATTTCTTCCTCcggaatttttcatttttggaagtCTCCTTTACAACTGTCTGTATTCCCAAATTTCTTGTTAGTATGGCAACAGGTGATAAGACCATCTCTTACAACAGCTGTGCAGCACAGCTGTTTTTCACTATTCTCTTGGGAGCAACTGAGTTTTTTCTCCTGGTGGCCATGTcctatgaccgctatgtggccatctgcaaaccccTGCATTACACGACCATCATGAGCAGCAGAGTCTGCAACTTGCTGGTCTTTGCTTCGTGGTTGGCTGGTTTCCTAATAATTTTTCCACCACTCCTTATGGGTCTGCAGCTTGATTTCTGTGCAGCCAACACTGTAGATCATTTCTTCTGTGATGTTTCTCCTATACTGCAGCTCTCTTGTACAGACACAAACGTAATAGAATTAATGATGCTTTTCTCTGCCATTTTAACGCTCCTGGTTACACTGGTGCTAGTGATTCTCTCCTACACAAACATTATCAAGACTATTCTGAAAATACCTTCTTCTCAGCAGAGGAAAAAGGCATTTTCTACATGTTCTTCCCACATGGTTGTCGTGTCCATTTCTTATGGCAGCTGCATCTTCATGTACGTGAAACCCTCTGCAAAGGAAAGAGTGTCTTTAAATAAAGGGATAGCGCTGCTCAGTACTTCTGTTGCCCCCATGTTGAATCCCTTCATTTATACCCTGAGAAACAAACAAGTGAAAGATGCCTTTAAGAACATTACCAAAAAGATTGAGATTTTCTCAATGAAGTGA
- the LOC123639714 gene encoding olfactory receptor 6C76-like, whose translation MENRTTVTVFVLVGLTENPTLMIILFIFLLLTYMLSVSGNLIIITLTLLDSHLKTPMYFFLRNFSFLEISYTTVCIPKLLVSMATGDKTISYNCCAAQLFFAFLLGASEFYLLAVMSYDRYVAICKPLHYTTIMSTKLCIQLVLSSWIAGFLIIFPGLILGLGLDFCDSNVIDHFYCDTAPLLQISCTDTHLLEMMSFILALVTLLVTLVLVILSYTHIALTILKIPSANQRKKAFSTCSSHMIVISLSYGSCIFMYIKPSAKQRISLMKGVSVLNTSVAPLLNPFIYTLRNQQVKQAFKDLLQRVLSLFKK comes from the coding sequence ATGGAAAACCGTACAACAGTGACAGTGTTTGTCTTAGTAGGATTGACAGAGAATCCAACACTGATGATAATACTGTTTATCTTCCTCCTTCTCACCTACATGCTAAGCGTCTCAGGCAATCTGATTATCATTACCCTCACTCTGCTGGATTCTCATCTCAAGACTcctatgtatttctttcttcgaaatttttccttcttagaaaTTTCTTATACAACAGTCTGTATCCCTAAATTGCTTGTTAGCATGGCAACTGGTGACAAAACCATCTCCTATAACTGTTGTGCAGCTCAGTTATTTTTTGCCTTCCTTTTGGGTGCATCTGAATTTTATCTCCTGGCTGTCATGTCCTATGACCGTTATGTTGCCATCTGTAAACCTCTGCATTACACGACCATCATGAGCACCAAATTGTGTATTCAGCTAGTTCTTAGCTCTTGGATCGCTGGTTTCCTCATCATTTTTCCAGGGCTTATCTTAGGCCTAGGGCTGGATTTCTGTGACTCCAATGTCATCGATCATTTTTACTGTGACACTGCTCCTCTACTGCAGATCTCCTGCACAGATACACATTTGTTGGAAATGATGAGTTTTATCTTAGCTTTGGTGACTCTACTGGTCACTTTGGTATTAGTGATTCTATCATACACACATATTGCCCTAAcgattttaaaaatcccttctgCCAACCAGAGAAAAAAGGCTTTTTCCACTTGTTCTTCTCACATGATTGTCATCTCCCTCTCATATGGCAGCTGTATCTTTATGTACATTAAACCCTCAGCCAAACAGAGGATATCCTTAATGAAGGGAGTTTCAGTGCTCAATACCTCAGTTGCCCCACTTCTGAACCCCTTCATTTATACTCTAAGGAACCAGCAGGTGAAACAAGCATTTAAGGACTTGCTACAAAGAGTTCTGTCTTTATTTAAGAAGTAG